A region from the Pirellulales bacterium genome encodes:
- a CDS encoding serine hydrolase produces the protein MNNRSLLSVLIVAIVLAAIPRAHAAKMPLPRSTPEAQGISSQAIRDFVEAADKINTLHSFMLVRHGHVIAEGWWKPEAADKPHVLASLSKSFNSTAVGLAIEDGKLSLDDPVLKFFPDDAPADVSDNLQAMKVRDLLTMTCGHDTEPKSVGGSPSVKQFLAHPVPHKPGTHFQYNTMGAYTLSAIVTKVTGKTTLEFLKPRLFEPLGIDNPEWGSSPEGNSFGGYGLKLCTEDIAKFGQLYLQKGNWNGKQLIPEQWVEQATSKQVPNDLESHSKIGIDWQQGYGFQFWRCTHNAFRGDGAGGQLCVVIPDQDAVIAITADTGNFQGEMNAIWDKLLPAFQAEALPEDAAAQEKVKQAIAKLEAHPAKKGK, from the coding sequence ATGAACAACAGATCGCTACTTTCGGTCTTGATCGTTGCAATTGTTCTTGCCGCGATTCCTCGCGCACACGCGGCCAAGATGCCGTTGCCGCGAAGCACGCCTGAGGCCCAGGGCATTTCGTCCCAAGCGATTCGCGATTTCGTCGAAGCGGCCGACAAGATCAACACGCTGCACAGCTTCATGCTCGTGCGGCATGGCCACGTGATCGCCGAGGGATGGTGGAAACCCGAGGCGGCGGACAAGCCGCATGTTTTGGCCTCGCTCAGCAAGAGCTTCAACTCGACAGCCGTTGGACTGGCGATCGAAGACGGCAAACTAAGCCTGGACGATCCGGTGCTGAAATTCTTTCCCGACGACGCACCGGCCGACGTTTCGGACAACCTCCAGGCCATGAAGGTGCGCGACCTGCTCACCATGACCTGCGGCCACGACACCGAGCCGAAGTCCGTCGGCGGGTCGCCGTCGGTCAAGCAGTTTTTAGCTCATCCCGTTCCGCACAAGCCCGGCACGCATTTCCAATACAATACCATGGGCGCCTACACGCTCTCGGCCATCGTCACCAAGGTGACCGGAAAGACCACGCTCGAATTCCTCAAGCCGCGATTGTTCGAACCGCTGGGGATCGATAATCCCGAATGGGGAAGCAGCCCGGAAGGCAATTCGTTCGGCGGCTATGGTCTCAAGCTCTGTACGGAAGACATCGCCAAGTTCGGCCAGCTTTATTTGCAAAAAGGGAATTGGAATGGAAAGCAGTTGATCCCGGAACAATGGGTCGAACAGGCCACGAGCAAGCAGGTGCCGAACGACCTGGAATCCCACTCCAAAATAGGCATCGATTGGCAACAAGGCTATGGCTTTCAATTCTGGCGTTGCACCCACAATGCCTTTCGGGGCGACGGCGCCGGCGGGCAACTCTGCGTTGTGATTCCCGACCAAGATGCCGTGATCGCCATCACGGCCGACACCGGCAACTTCCAGGGCGAGATGAATGCCATCTGGGATAAATTGCTTCCCGCGTTTCAAGCCGAGGCGCTGCCCGAGGACGCCGCCGCGCAGGAAAAGGTGAAGCAAGCGATCGCCAAGCTGGAAGCCCATCCGGCGAAGAAGGGAAAATGA
- the serC gene encoding 3-phosphoserine/phosphohydroxythreonine transaminase produces MTERVFNFSPGPAVMPVPVLEQIQGEMLALPGVGMSVLEISHRSKAFDAILAEAQALTRELLRVPENYRIIFLQGGAHLQFTMVAMNFLRDSGKTAEYILTGSWGNAAIKEAQKQGPTRVVWDGKEHNYSYLPKWSELKLSPEAVYVHFTSNETIQGIEFVGEPETGGVPLICDSSSDFLSRPVAVNRYGLIYACAQKNAGIAGVTMAVIRDDLVERVPKALPGMLDYSNFVKNDSRPNTPPVFAVYAFMLVARWLKNEIGGLEKMAALNQRKSKLLYDVLDSSGGFYRPHARPDSRSQMNVTFRLPSEELEKTFVQEATKHQLCDLKGHRSVGGIRASIYNAMPVAGVETLAGFMRDFAKRSG; encoded by the coding sequence ATGACTGAACGCGTATTCAATTTTTCGCCCGGTCCCGCCGTGATGCCCGTACCTGTGCTCGAGCAAATCCAGGGGGAGATGCTTGCGCTGCCGGGGGTTGGCATGTCGGTGCTTGAGATCAGCCATCGCAGCAAGGCGTTCGACGCCATCCTGGCCGAGGCCCAAGCGCTCACTCGGGAATTGCTGCGCGTGCCCGAGAATTATCGCATCATCTTCCTGCAAGGGGGCGCCCATTTGCAGTTCACGATGGTCGCGATGAACTTCCTCCGCGACTCGGGCAAAACGGCTGAATACATCCTGACCGGCTCCTGGGGCAATGCGGCGATCAAGGAGGCGCAGAAGCAAGGGCCGACCCGCGTCGTTTGGGACGGCAAGGAGCACAATTATTCCTACCTGCCCAAGTGGAGCGAGTTGAAGCTCAGCCCCGAGGCGGTGTATGTCCATTTCACGTCGAACGAAACGATCCAGGGGATCGAATTCGTGGGCGAGCCGGAGACCGGCGGCGTGCCGCTGATTTGCGACAGCTCGTCCGACTTTCTCTCGCGGCCGGTCGCGGTGAATCGCTATGGGCTGATTTATGCCTGCGCCCAAAAGAACGCGGGAATCGCCGGCGTGACGATGGCTGTCATCCGCGATGATTTGGTTGAGCGCGTGCCGAAGGCCCTGCCGGGGATGCTCGACTACTCGAATTTCGTCAAGAACGATTCGCGGCCGAACACGCCGCCGGTGTTCGCCGTGTATGCGTTCATGCTCGTCGCCCGCTGGCTCAAGAACGAAATCGGCGGGCTGGAAAAAATGGCAGCGCTCAACCAGCGGAAATCGAAGCTGCTCTACGACGTGCTCGATTCGTCGGGCGGCTTCTACCGGCCGCACGCCCGGCCAGACAGCCGCTCGCAGATGAACGTCACCTTCCGATTGCCGAGCGAAGAGCTGGAAAAGACGTTCGTCCAAGAGGCCACGAAGCACCAGCTTTGCGATCTTAAAGGGCATCGCTCGGTGGGCGGCATTCGGGCCTCGATTTACAACGCCATGCCGGTCGCAGGGGTCGAAACGCTCGCCGGATTCATGCGCGATTTCGCCAAGCGGAGCGGGTGA
- a CDS encoding cytochrome c oxidase assembly factor Coa1 family protein — MVVFCAGIAAIILGSMKSSWACSEGLALAWHNAKVVEKLGEPIETGWFVTGSIEVAGPSGTANLAVPIHGPHNSGTLYVVAHKAADQWQFDRAEVEVNSDEKRIDLLTK, encoded by the coding sequence GTGGTCGTGTTTTGTGCGGGGATCGCCGCCATAATTCTGGGAAGCATGAAGTCTTCCTGGGCCTGTTCTGAGGGACTGGCTCTTGCATGGCACAATGCGAAAGTTGTTGAGAAACTTGGCGAGCCGATCGAGACCGGCTGGTTCGTTACTGGATCAATAGAAGTTGCTGGCCCCTCAGGCACTGCCAATCTCGCCGTTCCCATTCACGGGCCGCACAATAGTGGTACGCTTTACGTCGTTGCGCATAAGGCTGCTGACCAATGGCAATTCGACCGCGCCGAAGTAGAAGTCAACAGCGACGAAAAGAGAATCGACCTACTAACCAAGTGA
- a CDS encoding S9 family peptidase: MSHAADNPLAAKVTAASRDAVSRTMPPPTPAGHATGLIPRQVLFGNPDKAAARMSHDGKWLSYLASVDGVLNIWVAPIDKLAEAKPVTKEKDRPIASYFWAYTNKHLLYSQDVKGDENFHIYAVDLESGNIKDLTPRGAKQEVRAEIEEVSYKFPHEILIGLNDRDPQYHDIYRMNIETGEKQLVQKNEEFAGFVTDEDYRIRFAEKFAPDGSALILKPDGKQGWTDFLTIPQADTLTTGVRGFDKSGDVLYFVDSRGRDTGAVTTLDLKTGQQRVIAENGRADAGGIMAHPTENTIQAISFDYDRTRWQFFDKAIEADFEYLKTVADGDITIVSRTLDDRQWIVAFLMDNGPVRYYHYDRPTKKERFLFTNRDDLTKWPLQKMHPVVIRSRDGLDLVSYLTLPPGADSQSSAAAAASGSPSPEPRVPTPVPLLIDVHGGPWARDSWGLNPNTQLWANRGYAVLSVNYRGSTGFGKKFANAGEKEWGRKMHDDILDAADWAVKQKIADPDKIAIMGGSYGGYETLVAMTMTPDRFACGVDIVGPSNLITLLKTIPPYWGPALQMFKDRVGDPGTAEGQKLLTERSPLTFADRIRRPLLIGQGAHDPRVKQSEADQIVHAMQAKKIPVTYVLFADEGHGFHRPENNTAFTAVTEAFLARHLGGRYESYGDSFKGSTIAVPTGADQVPALQEALAAHEKK, encoded by the coding sequence ATGTCACATGCTGCCGATAACCCGCTGGCGGCAAAAGTCACTGCTGCCTCGCGCGATGCGGTCAGCCGGACCATGCCGCCGCCGACTCCCGCGGGCCACGCCACCGGGCTGATCCCGCGGCAGGTCCTATTCGGCAATCCCGACAAGGCCGCGGCCCGAATGAGCCACGACGGCAAGTGGCTGAGCTATTTGGCCTCGGTCGATGGCGTGCTCAACATCTGGGTCGCGCCGATCGATAAGCTCGCGGAGGCCAAACCGGTCACCAAGGAAAAGGACCGCCCGATCGCCAGCTATTTCTGGGCCTACACGAACAAGCACCTGCTCTACTCGCAAGACGTAAAGGGAGACGAGAATTTCCACATTTATGCCGTCGATCTGGAGAGCGGCAATATCAAGGACCTCACCCCGCGCGGCGCCAAGCAAGAGGTTCGCGCCGAGATTGAGGAAGTGAGCTATAAGTTCCCGCACGAGATACTGATCGGGCTGAACGACCGCGATCCGCAATACCATGACATTTATCGCATGAACATCGAGACGGGCGAGAAGCAGCTCGTGCAGAAGAACGAAGAATTCGCCGGCTTCGTCACCGATGAGGACTACCGGATCCGTTTCGCCGAGAAATTCGCCCCGGACGGCAGCGCCCTGATCCTCAAGCCGGACGGCAAGCAGGGCTGGACCGATTTCCTCACGATCCCCCAGGCCGATACGCTCACGACCGGCGTCCGCGGGTTCGACAAATCGGGCGACGTGCTTTATTTCGTCGATAGCCGCGGCCGCGACACGGGCGCCGTCACCACGCTCGATCTGAAGACTGGCCAGCAAAGGGTGATCGCGGAAAACGGCCGCGCCGATGCCGGCGGCATCATGGCCCATCCGACCGAGAACACGATCCAGGCGATCTCGTTCGATTACGATCGGACTCGCTGGCAGTTTTTCGATAAAGCGATCGAAGCGGACTTCGAATATCTCAAGACCGTGGCCGACGGCGACATCACGATCGTCAGCCGCACGCTCGACGATCGGCAGTGGATCGTCGCGTTCCTGATGGACAACGGCCCGGTGCGCTACTACCACTACGACCGCCCGACGAAGAAGGAGCGGTTCCTGTTCACGAACCGCGACGACCTCACGAAATGGCCGCTGCAAAAAATGCATCCGGTCGTCATCCGTTCCCGCGACGGCCTCGACCTCGTAAGCTACCTAACGCTTCCGCCCGGCGCCGACTCACAATCCAGCGCCGCGGCCGCCGCTTCCGGTTCCCCGAGCCCCGAACCCCGAGTCCCGACCCCCGTTCCCCTCCTCATCGACGTTCACGGTGGCCCTTGGGCCCGCGACTCTTGGGGCCTGAATCCCAACACGCAGCTTTGGGCCAATCGCGGTTACGCCGTGTTGAGCGTGAACTATCGCGGCTCGACCGGCTTCGGCAAGAAGTTCGCGAACGCGGGCGAGAAAGAGTGGGGCCGCAAGATGCACGACGACATCCTCGATGCCGCCGATTGGGCCGTGAAGCAGAAGATCGCCGATCCGGACAAGATCGCCATCATGGGCGGGAGCTACGGCGGCTACGAAACGCTGGTGGCCATGACGATGACCCCCGACCGCTTCGCCTGCGGAGTGGACATCGTCGGCCCATCGAACCTGATCACGCTCTTGAAGACGATTCCGCCCTATTGGGGCCCGGCCTTGCAGATGTTCAAAGACCGCGTCGGCGATCCGGGGACGGCAGAGGGGCAAAAGTTGCTCACCGAGCGCTCGCCGTTGACCTTCGCCGATCGCATTCGCCGACCATTGCTCATCGGCCAAGGCGCCCACGATCCGCGGGTCAAGCAGAGCGAGGCCGACCAGATCGTCCACGCGATGCAGGCGAAGAAGATCCCCGTGACCTACGTGCTCTTCGCCGATGAGGGACACGGCTTCCATCGCCCGGAAAACAACACGGCCTTCACCGCTGTCACGGAAGCCTTCCTCGCCCGCCACCTAGGCGGCCGCTACGAATCCTACGGCGACTCCTTCAAAGGCTCGACGATCGCCGTGCCGACCGGCGCGGATCAAGTGCCTGCTTTACAAGAAGCGCTCGCGGCACATGAGAAGAAGTGA